Proteins encoded within one genomic window of Lactococcus garvieae:
- the asp3 gene encoding accessory Sec system protein Asp3, with protein sequence MRFEIDWTSALIDIYKYGSTVTMRDSEIFFKNTNLPPGAVIATWGSNITYQQVRTPLQLPLLKKGESYCLSFNGQILPEHSIMLQIIFLDRGGKVIEKQVLPSKGGDFTYIKNAYAYSIAIISVGLNEMTFSKLSISSIERGR encoded by the coding sequence ATGAGGTTCGAAATAGATTGGACATCGGCTCTAATAGATATTTATAAATATGGTTCCACTGTAACGATGAGGGATTCGGAAATTTTTTTTAAAAATACAAATTTACCTCCTGGAGCAGTAATAGCGACATGGGGGTCAAATATAACTTATCAGCAAGTTCGAACCCCTCTTCAGTTACCCCTCCTGAAGAAAGGGGAAAGTTATTGTTTATCTTTTAACGGCCAAATCCTTCCAGAGCATTCGATAATGTTACAAATTATATTTCTAGACAGAGGTGGAAAAGTAATAGAGAAGCAAGTTTTACCCAGTAAAGGGGGTGATTTTACATACATAAAAAATGCCTATGCTTATTCTATTGCCATCATTAGTGTCGGACTCAATGAGATGACATTTAGTAAGTTATCAATCAGTTCAATTGAAAGGGGAAGGTAA
- a CDS encoding putative mucin/carbohydrate-binding domain-containing protein has product MEKSKKFFSQLGNAGLGLLLFVLLFYLTALKINADTISFNGIPRDDSLNSSSTSYGKYHDRHDLGKIMTKGSQLKIKSSRPETLWLLTNDRQTEKSYKITATEQVITASVDATPFITTHRENSTMTVEYSFEGATTDLPVYQKNDDPDSFINQWETSNAQYGLIKGKYFQLYLPLETLAKIKNMSGLKDGFKDLTELENFYDNELFPLYNQLTGLPENANRFFLKADAHGAGVAYYNDNWTADSTSSGEMWLKNTWGVKHEIGHGFQNNLMRQMGMGEVSNNILGAYYDYHEKFKREADKKSWLYNYNKQVQLDNELSNELAQGSTFSNFKERKKLILIYTLFDRLGLEGISEINKAAREPQLGQIFTTNSENVYNYLSKIGQQRGLDFNKIMQDYGFITNSETYFYQNELFSNTSVVDSVNNLVDENNIEPVIDQLWANSDRTTRSRFNLVTPKELSVTNLKSNVAVNFINQLPESLVGTEVSLYDGELKVASMKLDNTSSVTFKDIPLGAYRIKFSSNNERLFVNNPYVISSQKEVINPIKIEKYKKPTMLDYNTFEYRGLGDKDFLTINTAPSKSNNNMMIDVNFSTTIPHSYFTNKEYAGAVVESGDQLLFSKELLGNSTELFRKEIEVSTSPDANISISTYHAEPNRLKVKNSVGGYLSEKVNTNKFIFTNIGLANINSDISVEPAVEQIVTKLGESYLENKNYLNSNKLSNDLYWLIKLLPEEKQKVQMEKFESILN; this is encoded by the coding sequence ATGGAAAAATCAAAAAAATTTTTTTCACAATTAGGGAATGCTGGTTTAGGTTTATTACTGTTCGTCTTACTGTTCTATTTAACTGCCTTAAAAATAAATGCGGATACAATAAGTTTCAACGGTATTCCCCGAGATGATTCTTTAAATTCCTCCAGTACTAGCTATGGTAAATATCACGACCGTCATGATTTAGGTAAAATCATGACTAAAGGAAGTCAATTGAAAATAAAATCGTCTCGACCTGAGACACTTTGGCTTTTAACTAATGATCGACAAACAGAAAAATCTTATAAAATTACTGCAACTGAACAAGTGATTACAGCAAGCGTGGATGCGACCCCGTTTATTACAACTCATAGAGAAAATTCTACTATGACTGTTGAGTATAGCTTTGAAGGAGCGACGACAGATTTACCCGTATATCAGAAAAATGATGACCCGGATAGTTTTATAAATCAGTGGGAGACCTCTAATGCTCAATACGGTTTAATAAAAGGAAAGTATTTTCAACTTTACCTACCTTTAGAAACACTTGCTAAGATAAAAAATATGAGTGGCCTTAAGGATGGTTTTAAAGATTTAACAGAACTGGAAAATTTTTATGATAACGAACTTTTTCCTCTATATAATCAATTAACAGGGCTTCCAGAGAATGCCAATCGGTTCTTTCTTAAGGCGGATGCACATGGAGCAGGAGTGGCCTATTATAATGATAATTGGACCGCTGATTCTACATCTTCAGGAGAGATGTGGTTAAAAAACACCTGGGGGGTTAAACATGAAATTGGTCATGGTTTCCAAAATAATTTGATGAGACAGATGGGCATGGGTGAAGTTTCAAACAATATATTAGGTGCCTATTATGATTACCATGAGAAATTCAAACGAGAAGCAGATAAAAAAAGTTGGCTCTATAATTATAATAAACAAGTCCAATTAGATAATGAGTTGTCGAATGAGCTTGCTCAAGGTTCCACTTTTTCTAACTTTAAAGAAAGAAAAAAATTGATTTTAATATATACTCTTTTTGATCGACTTGGTCTAGAAGGTATTTCTGAAATTAATAAGGCTGCCCGTGAACCGCAGCTCGGTCAGATATTTACTACAAATTCTGAAAATGTTTATAATTATCTAAGTAAAATTGGGCAACAACGAGGTTTAGATTTCAACAAAATAATGCAAGATTATGGTTTTATAACTAATAGTGAAACTTATTTTTATCAAAATGAATTGTTTTCAAATACAAGTGTGGTAGATTCTGTAAATAATTTAGTAGACGAAAATAACATTGAGCCAGTGATTGACCAATTATGGGCAAATAGTGATAGAACCACACGTTCTCGCTTTAATTTAGTCACACCAAAAGAGCTTTCAGTAACAAACCTTAAATCAAATGTAGCCGTTAATTTTATAAATCAGCTCCCTGAATCATTGGTAGGAACAGAAGTAAGTCTTTATGATGGAGAGTTGAAGGTGGCTTCTATGAAACTGGATAATACGTCATCGGTTACTTTTAAAGATATTCCTTTAGGAGCATACAGAATTAAATTTTCTTCAAATAATGAACGGTTATTTGTTAATAACCCCTATGTCATTTCAAGTCAAAAAGAAGTTATTAATCCAATTAAAATTGAAAAGTATAAAAAACCCACAATGCTTGACTATAATACTTTCGAGTACAGAGGCTTAGGTGATAAAGACTTTCTGACAATTAATACTGCCCCTAGTAAGAGCAATAACAACATGATGATTGATGTCAACTTCTCTACTACAATACCCCACAGCTATTTCACAAATAAAGAGTATGCTGGTGCTGTAGTAGAAAGTGGGGATCAACTCCTCTTTAGCAAAGAACTCCTAGGGAATAGTACAGAACTATTCCGTAAAGAAATTGAAGTTTCTACTAGCCCAGATGCAAATATAAGTATCTCAACATATCATGCAGAACCAAATAGGCTTAAGGTTAAAAATAGTGTTGGTGGCTATCTTTCAGAAAAAGTCAATACCAACAAATTTATTTTTACAAATATTGGCTTAGCCAATATAAATAGTGATATTAGTGTAGAACCCGCCGTAGAGCAAATAGTAACTAAATTAGGAGAGAGCTATTTAGAGAATAAAAATTATTTGAATAGTAATAAACTATCAAATGATTTATACTGGCTTATTAAGTTACTTCCAGAAGAAAAACAAAAAGTTCAGATGGAAAAATTTGAATCAATTTTAAATTAA
- the xerS gene encoding tyrosine recombinase XerS, which translates to MKRELLLANIDRIKKRMPDFVLEYYQSKLSIPYSLMTLYQYLLEYERFFNWLIVSDVCKASKIANIDLDTLENLARSDIEGYILYLREKPRQNNKSGLTQNSVKRTLAALSSLFKYLTEQAEGENGEPYFYRNVMKKVQIQKNRETLASRAENIKGKLFLGDETQGFLDYIDNEYEKTLSNRALSSFNKNKERDLAIIALMLASGIRLSESVNINLSDLNMKTLVVEVTRKGGKRDAVNIAKFAEIYLLNYLEIREQRYKPEKNNKAFFLSLYRGQASRIDGSSIEKLVSKYSQAFKVRITPHKLRHTLATRLYAQTNSQVLVSHQLGHSSTQVTDLYTHIISQEQKNALDEL; encoded by the coding sequence ATGAAACGTGAACTTCTATTAGCAAATATTGATCGAATTAAAAAAAGAATGCCCGACTTCGTCTTGGAATATTATCAATCAAAACTTAGTATCCCTTATAGCTTGATGACTCTTTATCAATATCTTTTAGAGTATGAGCGATTTTTCAATTGGTTAATTGTTAGTGATGTGTGCAAGGCCAGCAAGATCGCTAATATTGACTTAGATACTTTAGAAAACCTTGCCCGATCAGATATTGAGGGTTATATCCTCTACTTACGTGAAAAACCACGTCAAAATAATAAATCCGGGCTCACTCAAAACTCAGTTAAACGTACTTTAGCTGCTTTATCTAGTCTCTTCAAATATCTTACTGAACAAGCTGAAGGCGAAAATGGTGAACCTTATTTCTATCGCAATGTGATGAAAAAAGTTCAAATTCAAAAAAATAGAGAAACTTTAGCTTCTCGGGCTGAAAATATCAAGGGAAAGCTTTTTTTAGGAGATGAAACTCAGGGGTTTCTTGACTATATTGATAATGAATATGAAAAAACTTTATCTAATCGTGCGCTTTCTTCTTTTAATAAAAATAAAGAACGAGACTTAGCTATTATTGCTTTGATGCTAGCTTCGGGCATTCGACTTTCAGAGTCCGTTAATATTAATCTCTCTGATCTTAATATGAAAACCTTAGTTGTTGAAGTAACACGTAAAGGGGGAAAGCGTGATGCTGTAAATATTGCTAAGTTTGCTGAGATTTATTTGCTTAATTATTTAGAAATACGGGAGCAACGCTATAAACCTGAAAAAAACAACAAAGCCTTCTTCTTGTCTCTCTATCGAGGGCAGGCTTCACGTATTGATGGTTCTAGTATTGAAAAGTTGGTTTCCAAGTATTCACAAGCTTTTAAAGTACGCATTACCCCCCACAAGTTGCGACATACTTTGGCAACCCGTCTATATGCACAAACAAATTCACAAGTGCTTGTCAGTCATCAATTAGGACATTCTTCCACTCAGGTTACAGACTTATATACACATATTATTAGTCAAGAACAAAAAAATGCTTTGGACGAACTGTGA
- the trmFO gene encoding methylenetetrahydrofolate--tRNA-(uracil(54)-C(5))-methyltransferase (FADH(2)-oxidizing) TrmFO, with protein sequence MKKTHINVIGAGLAGSEAAYQIAKRGIPVKLYEMRGVKATPQHKTDKFAELVCSNSFRGAAITNAVGLLKEEMRRLDSVMMQAAEKTQVPAGGALAVDREEFSQFMTDAVSNNPLIEVIRGEITELPNLDEEITVIATGPLTSDALAEKIHAFNDGDGFYFYDAAAPIIDANSIDFDKVYKKSRYDKGEADYINCPMTKEEFNNFQQALINAEEAPLNSFEDLKVFEGCMPIEEMAKRGYKTMLFGPMKPVGLEYPDSYTGPRDGDFKTPYAVVQLRQDNASASLYNIVGFQTHLKWGEQKRVFQMIPGLENAEFVRYGVMHRNSYMDSPNLLKQTFQSRKQENLFFAGQMTGVEGYVESAASGLVAGINAARLFKDEEEVIFPQTTAIGALPYYITHTDSKHFQPMNVTFGIVKELEGPRIRDKKERYSKVAERSLSDLAQIIEKLK encoded by the coding sequence ATGAAAAAAACACATATAAACGTTATCGGAGCTGGACTTGCCGGTTCAGAGGCAGCCTACCAAATAGCCAAACGTGGTATACCTGTGAAATTATATGAAATGCGTGGCGTTAAAGCTACCCCACAACACAAGACAGATAAATTTGCTGAACTCGTCTGTTCAAATTCTTTTCGTGGCGCTGCTATTACAAATGCGGTAGGCTTACTCAAAGAAGAGATGAGACGCTTAGATTCGGTTATGATGCAAGCGGCGGAAAAAACACAAGTTCCTGCAGGGGGAGCCTTAGCTGTAGACCGCGAAGAATTTTCTCAATTTATGACAGATGCGGTTTCTAATAATCCTTTGATTGAAGTTATTCGTGGAGAGATCACTGAGTTACCTAACTTAGATGAGGAAATAACGGTTATTGCTACAGGTCCTTTGACAAGTGATGCTTTGGCTGAGAAAATACACGCTTTTAATGACGGTGATGGTTTTTATTTCTATGATGCTGCTGCACCAATCATTGATGCAAATAGTATTGATTTTGATAAAGTATATAAAAAATCCCGCTATGATAAAGGTGAGGCAGACTATATTAACTGTCCAATGACTAAAGAAGAATTCAATAACTTCCAGCAAGCCTTGATTAATGCAGAGGAAGCTCCTCTTAATTCTTTTGAGGATTTGAAAGTCTTTGAAGGATGTATGCCGATTGAAGAAATGGCTAAACGTGGTTATAAAACGATGTTATTTGGGCCGATGAAGCCCGTCGGTTTAGAATACCCTGATTCATATACAGGGCCACGTGATGGTGATTTTAAAACCCCTTATGCTGTAGTACAGCTGCGTCAAGATAATGCCTCGGCTTCGCTCTATAATATTGTTGGCTTCCAAACACACCTTAAGTGGGGAGAACAAAAACGTGTTTTCCAAATGATACCAGGACTTGAAAATGCTGAGTTCGTCCGTTATGGCGTGATGCATCGTAATTCCTATATGGATTCACCTAATCTTCTTAAACAAACCTTCCAATCAAGAAAGCAAGAAAACCTTTTCTTCGCTGGTCAAATGACTGGTGTTGAAGGATATGTTGAGTCCGCAGCAAGTGGATTAGTTGCGGGAATTAATGCCGCTCGTTTGTTTAAAGATGAAGAAGAAGTTATCTTCCCTCAAACGACAGCAATAGGTGCTCTTCCATACTATATTACTCATACCGATAGCAAACATTTCCAACCGATGAACGTTACTTTTGGTATTGTGAAAGAGCTTGAAGGGCCACGTATCCGTGATAAAAAAGAGCGATATAGCAAAGTTGCTGAACGTTCCCTTAGTGATTTGGCACAGATTATCGAGAAATTGAAATAG
- the topA gene encoding type I DNA topoisomerase, producing the protein MAKASEKQATAKKKTSSKKTTTKKKSKIVKGKNLVIVESPAKAKTIEKYLGRNYKVVASVGHIRDLKKSTMSVDIENDYEPQYINIRGKAPLINSLKKEAKAAKAVYLASDPDREGEAISWHLAHILGLPLEEKNRVVFNEITKDAVKNAFKEPRSIDVDLVDAQQARRILDRLVGYSISPILWKKVKKGLSAGRVQSIALKLIVDRENEINAFIPQEYWSIDGEFKKGAKKFKAAFWGVDGKKRALDNNDDVLEVMARLSGPDFNVDKVEKKERRRNAPLPYTTSSMQQDAANKINFRTRKTMMVAQQLYEGLTLGAQGHQGLITYMRTDSTRISPVAQGVAAEFITDRFGAKYSKHGSKVTNKAGAQDAHEAIRPSNVLNTPETIAKYLDKDQLKLYTLIWNRFVASQMTASIFDTMKVNLSQNGVTFIANGSQVKFDGYLAIYNDSEKNNMLPDMEAGDTVKKANLKPEQHFTQPPARYSEATLIKVLEENGVGRPSTYAPTLETIQKRYYARLVAKRFEPTELGEIVNKLVVEFFPNIVNTEFTAEMEKDLDKVEEGKRRWVDVVDQFYKPFAGELEKAEVEMEKIVIKDEPAGFDCDVCGHPMVIKLGRYGKFYACSNFPDCHNTKAIVKEIGVTCPSCHKGQIIERKTKKNRLFYGCDRYPECEFTSWDKPVGRACPKCEHFLVEKKVRGGGKQVVCSNETCDYQEEKQK; encoded by the coding sequence ATGGCGAAAGCAAGTGAAAAACAAGCAACTGCGAAAAAGAAGACAAGTAGTAAAAAAACGACAACTAAAAAGAAATCAAAAATTGTTAAGGGCAAAAATCTCGTAATTGTAGAGTCACCTGCTAAAGCAAAGACGATTGAAAAATATTTGGGGCGCAACTATAAAGTTGTTGCTTCTGTTGGACATATACGTGATTTGAAAAAATCAACGATGTCTGTTGATATTGAAAATGACTATGAACCACAATATATCAATATACGTGGTAAAGCACCTTTGATAAATAGCCTTAAAAAAGAAGCGAAAGCTGCCAAAGCTGTATATTTGGCAAGTGACCCGGACCGAGAAGGAGAAGCTATTTCTTGGCATCTGGCTCATATTTTAGGCCTACCACTGGAAGAAAAAAATCGTGTTGTTTTCAATGAAATTACTAAAGATGCGGTAAAAAATGCTTTTAAAGAACCTAGAAGCATTGACGTAGATTTAGTAGATGCTCAACAAGCACGCCGTATTTTGGATCGTTTAGTAGGCTACTCTATCAGTCCAATTCTTTGGAAAAAGGTAAAAAAAGGCTTATCTGCGGGTCGTGTCCAATCTATTGCACTTAAACTTATTGTTGATCGGGAAAATGAAATTAATGCTTTTATTCCTCAAGAGTATTGGTCAATTGATGGGGAATTTAAAAAAGGAGCTAAAAAATTTAAAGCTGCTTTTTGGGGTGTTGATGGTAAAAAGCGTGCCTTGGACAATAATGACGATGTCTTAGAAGTTATGGCGCGTTTATCAGGGCCAGACTTTAATGTTGATAAGGTAGAAAAGAAAGAGCGCCGTAGAAACGCTCCCTTGCCATATACGACAAGTTCGATGCAACAAGATGCAGCTAATAAAATAAACTTCCGTACGCGTAAAACAATGATGGTAGCCCAACAACTCTATGAGGGGCTCACACTTGGCGCCCAAGGTCATCAAGGTTTGATTACTTATATGCGTACCGATTCTACTCGAATTTCTCCTGTAGCTCAAGGCGTTGCTGCTGAGTTTATCACAGACCGTTTCGGAGCAAAATACAGCAAGCACGGTTCAAAGGTAACCAACAAAGCTGGAGCACAAGATGCCCATGAAGCCATTCGTCCTTCTAACGTTTTAAATACTCCTGAAACTATTGCAAAATATCTTGATAAAGACCAGCTGAAACTTTATACTTTGATTTGGAATCGTTTTGTAGCGAGTCAAATGACTGCTTCCATTTTTGATACCATGAAAGTCAACCTCTCACAAAATGGTGTAACTTTTATAGCCAATGGATCACAAGTGAAGTTTGATGGTTACTTAGCGATTTATAATGATTCTGAGAAGAACAATATGCTTCCTGATATGGAAGCAGGGGATACCGTTAAGAAAGCTAATCTCAAACCAGAACAACACTTTACACAGCCTCCTGCACGTTACAGTGAAGCTACTTTAATCAAGGTGTTAGAAGAAAATGGAGTGGGTCGTCCTTCAACCTATGCGCCGACACTTGAAACTATACAAAAACGTTACTATGCTCGACTCGTTGCTAAGCGTTTTGAACCAACCGAGCTTGGTGAAATCGTTAATAAATTAGTTGTAGAATTTTTCCCGAATATTGTAAATACTGAATTTACCGCAGAAATGGAAAAAGATTTAGATAAGGTGGAAGAAGGCAAGCGCCGTTGGGTAGATGTGGTTGACCAATTCTACAAACCTTTTGCTGGCGAACTTGAAAAAGCCGAAGTAGAAATGGAAAAAATTGTCATCAAAGATGAACCAGCTGGTTTCGATTGTGATGTTTGTGGGCATCCAATGGTTATAAAGTTGGGACGTTACGGGAAATTTTATGCATGTAGTAATTTCCCTGATTGTCATAATACCAAAGCTATCGTCAAAGAAATTGGTGTAACCTGTCCAAGTTGTCACAAAGGCCAAATCATCGAGCGTAAAACCAAGAAAAATCGTCTATTCTATGGATGTGACAGATATCCTGAGTGTGAATTTACTAGCTGGGATAAACCTGTTGGACGTGCTTGTCCAAAATGTGAACATTTCTTAGTTGAAAAGAAAGTTCGTGGCGGGGGCAAACAAGTCGTATGTAGTAATGAAACTTGTGACTACCAAGAAGAAAAACAAAAATAA
- the dprA gene encoding DNA-processing protein DprA has product MIRNFEILRLKRAGMSNLSVWKLIQYQKEHREKLTLRQKARVSEIKNLPDFLENYKNQDIKSLRALYKTFPSFSIMDDIYPERLKEMYNPPVLLFYQGNLELLNLPKIGFVGSREASKDGIKITHKLIEELERNFVIVSGLARGIDTSSHVAAVKQKTPTIAVIGNGLDISYPKENRKLQDYLAANELILSEYLAGEPPLKFHFPERNRIIAGLSRGIVVVEAKQRSGSLITSKWALEENRDVFAVPGDILSRHSSGCNSLIQQGAKLITHGKDILEDYVFD; this is encoded by the coding sequence ATGATTAGAAACTTTGAAATATTGCGATTAAAAAGGGCGGGGATGTCCAATCTTAGTGTTTGGAAACTGATTCAGTATCAGAAAGAACATCGGGAAAAACTGACTTTACGACAAAAGGCGCGTGTCTCTGAGATTAAAAATCTTCCTGATTTTCTTGAAAACTATAAGAATCAAGATATTAAATCGCTAAGAGCTCTTTATAAAACTTTTCCTTCTTTTTCAATAATGGATGATATTTATCCAGAAAGACTCAAAGAGATGTATAATCCCCCGGTACTTCTTTTTTATCAAGGAAATCTTGAACTTCTTAACCTCCCTAAGATTGGTTTTGTTGGGAGTCGTGAAGCATCTAAAGACGGTATAAAGATTACGCATAAGCTTATTGAAGAACTAGAAAGAAACTTTGTTATTGTAAGTGGATTAGCACGAGGCATTGATACATCAAGCCATGTTGCTGCTGTTAAGCAAAAAACACCTACCATTGCGGTTATAGGTAACGGGTTAGATATAAGCTATCCTAAAGAAAACCGTAAATTGCAAGACTATTTAGCAGCAAATGAATTGATCTTGTCAGAATATTTAGCAGGAGAGCCACCACTAAAGTTTCATTTTCCTGAACGAAACCGAATTATTGCAGGACTTTCTAGAGGAATCGTTGTAGTTGAAGCCAAACAACGCAGTGGAAGCTTAATTACTAGTAAATGGGCTTTAGAAGAAAATCGTGATGTGTTTGCTGTACCAGGAGATATTTTAAGCAGGCATTCTTCTGGTTGCAACAGTTTGATTCAGCAAGGGGCAAAACTTATTACACATGGAAAAGATATCTTGGAAGACTATGTATTTGACTGA
- the budA gene encoding acetolactate decarboxylase, translating into MKLFQHNTLAALMSGLYEGTLTIGDLLEKGNFGIGTLAGINGELIVLDGEAYIATGDKKVRKVQAEETVPYAAVTHHKASLSFQQEEEISSAELFTKIENKFTSENTFYTVKMEGSFDTMHVRMAPGAREGEPFAEVAKNQPEYEEKNVKGTVVGFWTPKMFHGVSVAGYHLHFLADSCDFGGHILGFSGFSGKVEIGQVDALEQNFPTQSENFLKAKFNLDQLKKDIEQAE; encoded by the coding sequence ATGAAATTATTTCAACACAACACACTTGCTGCTTTGATGTCCGGTCTTTATGAAGGTACATTAACCATCGGAGACTTACTTGAAAAAGGAAACTTTGGCATTGGAACTTTGGCTGGAATTAACGGTGAGCTGATTGTTTTAGATGGTGAAGCCTATATTGCAACTGGTGATAAAAAAGTTCGTAAAGTACAGGCTGAAGAAACCGTACCTTATGCTGCTGTAACACATCATAAAGCATCACTTTCTTTCCAACAAGAGGAAGAAATATCAAGTGCGGAGCTTTTTACAAAAATAGAAAATAAATTTACGAGTGAAAATACATTCTATACAGTAAAAATGGAAGGTAGTTTTGACACAATGCATGTGCGTATGGCACCTGGCGCGCGTGAAGGGGAACCTTTTGCTGAAGTAGCAAAAAATCAACCTGAATATGAAGAAAAAAATGTTAAAGGAACAGTGGTTGGCTTTTGGACACCAAAGATGTTTCACGGTGTGAGTGTAGCGGGTTATCATCTACATTTTCTTGCAGACAGTTGTGATTTTGGTGGGCATATTTTAGGTTTCTCTGGTTTTTCAGGAAAAGTAGAGATAGGTCAAGTTGATGCTCTAGAACAGAATTTTCCGACTCAATCAGAAAACTTCCTTAAAGCTAAATTTAACCTTGATCAATTGAAGAAGGATATCGAGCAAGCTGAATAA
- a CDS encoding ABC transporter permease/substrate binding protein translates to MIELAMGKIPLAEWVSTATDWITSNLSAGFDIIQKSGTAIMDTVTAGLTAVPFWLMIVVVTFLAILVSGRKVAFPIFTFLGLVLIANQGLWADLMNTVTLVLLSSLVSIIIGIPLGIWMAKSELVAKIVQPILDFMQTMPGFVYLIPAVAFFGIGVVPGVFASVIFALPPTVRMTNLGIRQVSTELVEAADSFGSTPRQKLFKLEFPLAKGTILAGVNQTTMLALSMVVIASMIGAPGLGRGVLAAVQSADIGKGFVNGIALVILAIIIDRFTQKLNVAPTEKQGNIKLKKWKQRGALLALLVLILGGMSGLSLNKKVADKNVELVYMNWDSEVASINVLSKAMEDRGFDVKKTALDNTVAWQTVANGQADGMVSAWLPNTHETQWKKFSNSVELLGPNLKGAKVGLVVPSYMKANSIEDLKSQADKSIIGIEPGAGVMAAAEHTMKDYSNLKDWNLVPSSSGAMTVALGEAIKQHKDIVITGWSPHWMFNKYDLKYLEDPKGAMGKAEDINTIVRKGLKEDNPEAYKVLDKFNWSQEDMESVMLDVQNGKTPEEAADSWVKTHKEQVDEWFED, encoded by the coding sequence ATGATTGAGTTAGCAATGGGTAAAATACCCTTAGCAGAATGGGTTTCGACTGCTACAGATTGGATTACAAGCAATTTAAGTGCAGGTTTTGATATCATACAAAAATCTGGAACAGCAATTATGGATACTGTCACAGCAGGATTAACAGCTGTTCCATTTTGGCTAATGATTGTTGTTGTTACTTTCTTAGCTATTCTCGTTTCTGGACGAAAAGTCGCCTTTCCTATTTTTACATTCTTAGGATTAGTTCTTATTGCCAATCAAGGCTTATGGGCAGATCTCATGAATACAGTAACATTAGTCTTGCTGTCTAGTTTAGTTTCTATTATTATCGGTATTCCTTTAGGTATATGGATGGCTAAGTCTGAGCTTGTTGCTAAAATTGTCCAACCTATACTTGATTTCATGCAGACTATGCCTGGTTTCGTTTATTTGATTCCAGCTGTGGCCTTCTTTGGTATTGGTGTGGTACCTGGCGTGTTTGCCTCAGTTATTTTTGCTTTACCACCAACAGTCCGGATGACAAACCTCGGTATTCGACAAGTATCAACAGAATTAGTAGAAGCAGCGGATTCCTTTGGTTCTACTCCGCGTCAAAAGTTATTTAAACTCGAATTTCCTCTTGCGAAAGGAACAATCCTTGCAGGTGTGAACCAAACAACCATGCTTGCTCTTTCAATGGTAGTTATTGCCTCAATGATCGGTGCACCTGGTTTAGGTCGTGGGGTTTTGGCCGCTGTCCAATCCGCAGATATTGGTAAAGGTTTTGTTAATGGTATTGCCTTAGTTATCTTGGCAATTATCATTGACCGCTTTACACAAAAGTTGAATGTAGCCCCTACGGAAAAACAAGGGAATATAAAATTAAAAAAATGGAAGCAAAGAGGAGCCCTCTTAGCACTCCTTGTCCTTATTCTTGGAGGAATGTCAGGTCTTTCACTCAATAAAAAAGTTGCTGATAAAAATGTAGAACTTGTTTATATGAACTGGGATTCTGAAGTAGCATCGATTAATGTATTAAGTAAAGCAATGGAAGATCGAGGTTTCGACGTCAAGAAAACAGCATTAGACAATACTGTAGCTTGGCAAACCGTAGCTAACGGTCAAGCAGATGGCATGGTTTCTGCTTGGTTGCCTAATACACACGAAACACAATGGAAAAAATTCAGTAACTCGGTTGAACTTTTAGGTCCTAACCTTAAGGGGGCGAAAGTGGGCCTTGTTGTACCAAGCTATATGAAAGCCAATTCTATTGAAGATCTTAAAAGTCAAGCTGATAAATCAATTATTGGGATTGAACCTGGTGCAGGCGTGATGGCAGCAGCAGAGCATACTATGAAAGATTATAGTAACTTGAAAGATTGGAACTTGGTGCCATCTTCTTCAGGTGCGATGACTGTTGCACTTGGTGAAGCTATTAAGCAACATAAAGATATTGTGATTACAGGCTGGTCACCACATTGGATGTTTAATAAATACGATTTGAAGTATTTAGAGGACCCAAAAGGTGCAATGGGTAAAGCTGAAGATATTAATACTATTGTACGTAAGGGACTTAAAGAAGATAATCCTGAAGCCTACAAAGTTCTCGATAAATTTAACTGGTCACAAGAAGACATGGAATCAGTAATGCTTGATGTTCAAAATGGTAAAACACCAGAAGAAGCAGCAGACTCATGGGTTAAAACACATAAAGAACAAGTTGATGAATGGTTTGAAGATTAA